The Terriglobales bacterium DNA window GGAAGGAGTAGCGAAACGCTTATAGATGGGTAATTTCAAGGGATGATAACCCCCGCCGAAAGCCCCTTTGGGAAGATCCAAACTGATGATTGTCGCGTGAGGCTCGGCGAGACGGCAAAGCGGGTATAGCGTTCCGCCGTTATGGGTTCCAATCTCCATAGCGGTCGAGGGTTGCAAGTCGCGGATTATGCTGACTAGCTGCTCAAATTCCCAGCGTACTTGAACCGGACGAATTGGATGCTTATAACAAAACTCTACGGGGTCGCCGCATCCAGGCAGGGAAGCGTAGCAGCGCAGCATGGTTAGAGCGTTAGCAAGTCGCATAGTACGAAAATTGTAGCAAAGAGTCATGCCATCAGCGATTCAAACCAAAAGCACCGTTTCCGTCGTGGTATGCACTTTTAATGGTGGCAAATACTTGCTAGAACAACTCCAAAGCATTGCAACGCAGCGTGAGCTACCGAATGAACTCATAATTGTGGACGACGGGTCGACGGATGCGACGTGTAGCATCATTGACAAATTCCTCAAAACCGCTAGGTGCCCCACGAGGTGCCTCCGCAATGAATCGACCTTAGGGGTAGCGAAGAACTTCGAAAAGGCTATTCGGGAGAGCACGGGGCAGATTGTCATGTTGGCAGATCAAGATGATGTCTGGGAAGCTAACAAGCTTATGAAGCTGCGAGAAGGCCTGGATTCCTCTCCAACAGCCCTGCTGCTCTTCTCAAATGCCACTTGTATCGACCTGAAGGGTCAGCGCTTGAGGTCCACTTTGTGGAAAAAGGTTGGGCAAAGAAGGGTTGCGCGATTGCTTCGAGAAAAGGAACGACAGTTTTCGATTCTGCTGGGAGGTGACATTGTGACCGGTGCCACGGTAGCTTTTCGTAGGCAACTCGCAGCTCGCGCCTTGCCAATACCCATGGAATGGTTGCATGATGCCTGGTTTGCAATCTTCGCTTCCATTAAGGGACAGATCTTCGGCCTTGACGAGCGCTTGATCAGATACCGAATTCACAAAGATCAGGTAAGAGGAGTTGCCGGTAATGACATCATTGAGCGGGCACTCGCGCAACGGATATTGGGTAAAAAGGGAGACTTGCGGAAGTTTCTCATTCTCAAGAATAGAATCTCACCGCTTTTGAGCGACGCTCAGCAGGTCGAATTAGATGCCAAAATACTTCATCTTCAGGTGCGCTCCTCCCTATCCTCTCAGGCCGCTAAGCGCGCCATTCAGGTATTTCAGGAATCGATGTCCGGACGTTACGGTAGGTATTCTTCCGGTTTGCCGAGTATGGCTCTAGATTTGTTGGGGCATTAAGACGATGATGCGAGCGTTGAAGATAGCAGTTGCGATCGCACTGGCACTATTGTTTGTCGTTCGTCAGTTTTACGTGAACCTCCTGGGGATAGACAGGTCTCTTTTTTCTGCTGTGTTCGTCGTCCTGATGACTCTTATTGGCCTAGTATTTCTCTGGCATCGAATTGGACGGCCATCTCCAAGGTTTCTCGTTGTCGATGCGATTATTGCCGCTCAACTGATATTGTCGTTAGTGGCGATTGGAGCTTATTGGTTTCTCGGAACCACTAACACTGCAATTACTGTTTATGCCATCTATTTTTATGCGCTTGCCCCCTTGTTATTGTATTCAGGATTTTATTTACGAAGAGTTCGGGCTCAGCACGTGCAGATATCCTTAATAGCGTCGTCTACAGTGTTCATCATGATGTGTATTGCCGGCTTGTTTCAGGTAATTGGATTTGATGGGTGGTTATTCCGCAACGACAATTTCGAGTTCCAATCGACGTTCTTAGGTACGCATAGAGCGACTGGCGGCTATGGTACACAAATAGATTTTGGTCTTCTCTCCTTTATCGTGTTTGTTTGCGCGTTCTACATTGCGCGAGAGCGAAGATCGAAGCTTGCCGTTTTTATGGTGCTGGTTGGATTTGGAGGAATCCTGCTTGCCGTCAGTCGCGTGTTCATCTTCGCTGCTGTTTGCGTTCTTATCTCATCCGTCAGGCGCTCAACATTCAGTCGATTATTTAGGCAACCAAAACGACTTATACCTCTGGCTATGGGAATGCTCTTGGTTGTGATCGCAGTACAGCAGCTAGACCTTATAACAATCTTCTTGGCTGCAGATACGGTGACTCAGTCGTCAAATGAGGATCGCATAACCTTCCTCCACAATGCGCCACGATGGGCGTTGCGAGATTATCCAATTGAGGGTACCGGTCCGGGAACTCAGAATGGACCAAACGAAGAGATGAACAAGTTGATCGGGGATGGTTTATGGCTTGCAATGCTGATTGAATTCGGATTGCTGGTGGGCCTGCCAATCGTTCTGCTCAAAATGGCATTGCTTGTGCTCGTTGTGCGGAATTTCGCGAAGTGCAATCGCAAATCCGCAATAAGCTGCATTGCCTGTGTTCTTGCGATCTGTTTCTTAGCAGCGTCTGTCGTAGATAGCGCGTTTGCTAATGTCGTCAGCCTTTCTATCTTTTATGTTATCGCGGGTTGGTTTCTGTGCGATTACTACAGCGAACGGCCCACAGAACTCTTAGCTTCCGCGCACGCAGCTTAGACGCATTCTTTGGAGGATGGAACACGGATGCAAGGATTGCGCTAGTGGTCGTAATCGCGAAATGCAATAAGGCTCTTCGTAAGAAGTCCTACTTTCTCCCGGATGATCTGAGCTCCAGGAAAAAGATCAGTCATTTGCTTACAAGTTAGACAGTTCACGCATTCAAAGTAGGTATTCTTCTGGTGCCATCCCAGAGGAAAATGACGCGCCCACCACCGCATTACTTTCTCAGGGAGGTATTGAAAAAAAGGAATCAAGTAGTGCGGATCTACTGGAAAATGCCTATGTGGAACCTGCACCCAATAGCGAAGAGCGACTCGCTCTATCTCGTTCGCACATCGTTTCTGAAGGTCCCATGTCG harbors:
- a CDS encoding glycosyltransferase family 2 protein, with product MPSAIQTKSTVSVVVCTFNGGKYLLEQLQSIATQRELPNELIIVDDGSTDATCSIIDKFLKTARCPTRCLRNESTLGVAKNFEKAIRESTGQIVMLADQDDVWEANKLMKLREGLDSSPTALLLFSNATCIDLKGQRLRSTLWKKVGQRRVARLLREKERQFSILLGGDIVTGATVAFRRQLAARALPIPMEWLHDAWFAIFASIKGQIFGLDERLIRYRIHKDQVRGVAGNDIIERALAQRILGKKGDLRKFLILKNRISPLLSDAQQVELDAKILHLQVRSSLSSQAAKRAIQVFQESMSGRYGRYSSGLPSMALDLLGH